The following is a genomic window from Peptococcaceae bacterium.
ATACTCTAAGGTTCAAGGGTTTTCTGCCTTAATTATCTGTTAAACTTGGGTTATAGCATAAAATTGTAATTTTGCCTTCTTCAGCATTGCTCTATCCTTCTACCGAGTAAGAGCCAGAAATAGTCTTCCCCAAATCGCATGGAAATTGAAATTCCATTTACACAAAATTTTTTACACTCCTGATTATTGAAACTGCTGCAAAATATACCGCTGGAACATTGGTTCCACAAAAACGTAACTTCCCCGGGCCGTTTTTTCAATAATTGCTCTGTTAATCAGGTTATCAATGGCCCGTTTAACTTTATTGGGATGAATACCCTCCTGGTAAGTGTTTTCTCCCATCGCAAGCTGGTGCAGGACCCTCCGCACCTGGGGACGGGCGCTTAAATCATCCAGCATTTCGTCGAAGATTGGGGCGAGAGCCAACATCGCCCGGCTGTACCCCAAGCGCACGTAATCATGGGTAAGGACATTATCTCCTGTTTCCAAAAGGGTGTAATAAACTTCCGAACAGAGGAACATGGTATCTTGCGGGTGCCCGCCGGAAAGGAAAACAATTTCTTTTACCACATTCTCATCGGTCCGAATGTTCCTGGAGGCGAATTTTTGGGTGATATAGGGTATCCAGTCGCCTTCAGCTATATAGGGAATGGGAAGCATGGCGGCAAAGCGGTAGAACGCTTCTTTTCTCTCGCTGAAAAGAGTTTGCATCATGCCTTCCTTGGACCCTAGAAAAAGGCAGGTCACGTTCTTTTGCGCCTGGAAATGGGCACGCATCCGCTTGAATATCTCGGTATCTGTCACCCTGCGAGCATCCTGAAACTCGTCGAACATGACCACCATAAGCTTATCATCCCTGGCGGCCAGGATGCCCGGGAGCCGTAAAGCGTAGTCTATGAGTTCATCCTCTGTTTTTTTTTCGGGAAAGCCGAAGGAAATTTCCAGGTCGGCAAGTTTGATGGCAAGCTGCGCTCCGCCAGCTAGGGCTTTGGCTTTGTCCCGTAATATGCTCAAAGTCTTGCTGATTCCGGTCCTGTTTTCCAGGCACGCGTCAATCAAGCTGACAGCAAAATTCCGCCTGCCGGAAAAGCGGAAGAAGTCTACTGCAGCGGTATAAACCTTTTTTTCTTTCAGTCTGCGTAAGACTTCATGGGCCAGAGACGTCTTGCCAATCCGCCGGGGTCCGGCCAGCATCACGCTTTGCCCGTCTAAGAGGCGGTTAACCAAAGAAACTATGAAATCTTCCCGGCCTACCAGGTCTTCTTTGGCAACAGGCCCGCCAAGGGGGAATAGTCCTTTGATCAAAATATCACCCTTCATTTTAACTCACCCCTTTTGTGATATTATATCACGTTTTAAGTGATGTAACACCGCTTTCTAGGCGTGACAAGAAACAAATGTTGCTCTTCTTACACAGCAGCATATTTGCATCAGCGATTTACTGTCATTGGAGAGATAAAGACGGCAAACTCCTAAAAGTCGAAGAGCAGCCTGTTGATGAGAAGGGCAACCCGATTGACCTCAAACCGAGCAAGTAACGCATTAAATGGTAAAGAAGAGTTCACGCCGCTTGTAAAATTAAGCCCAGCGGCGTGAGGAATGAAGCGGCGCGAAGAGGATTTCACGCCGCCCAACAAAAAAGCGGTATGAGCCTAATTGGTTTCCTCTGAAAAACTCCGGGATTTAAAACCAAAAACATCTGTATAGGCTTAAGCTTGCTTATAGAGGGAACCCGCTTGGTTTTGCAGCCCTTCTGCCATGGCGGCAAGCTCCTGGCTGGCGGAGGCGATTTCTTCAATAACGGCAAGCTGCTGCTGGACAGCTTTGTCTACGTCCTTGTTCTGGCTGGCCAACAGCGTGTTTGATTCTTTGAGG
Proteins encoded in this region:
- a CDS encoding ATP-binding protein produces the protein MKGDILIKGLFPLGGPVAKEDLVGREDFIVSLVNRLLDGQSVMLAGPRRIGKTSLAHEVLRRLKEKKVYTAAVDFFRFSGRRNFAVSLIDACLENRTGISKTLSILRDKAKALAGGAQLAIKLADLEISFGFPEKKTEDELIDYALRLPGILAARDDKLMVVMFDEFQDARRVTDTEIFKRMRAHFQAQKNVTCLFLGSKEGMMQTLFSERKEAFYRFAAMLPIPYIAEGDWIPYITQKFASRNIRTDENVVKEIVFLSGGHPQDTMFLCSEVYYTLLETGDNVLTHDYVRLGYSRAMLALAPIFDEMLDDLSARPQVRRVLHQLAMGENTYQEGIHPNKVKRAIDNLINRAIIEKTARGSYVFVEPMFQRYILQQFQ